In Flavobacterium sp. 83, the genomic window TTACTTCTACGCCAAGTCCTTATGTTGCCGATCTTGGAGTTAGATACATGTTTAATAACAAATTTGGTTTGAAAGCTGACTTTGGTTACAATAGTTTCCAAGGACAAAACAGTTCAAAAGATTTTGACACTAAGTACTACAGAGTAGACTTACAAGCAGTTGCAAACTTAGGAAGAATCATGAGTTTTGAAACTTGGACTAAAACAATTGGTTTATTAGGTCATGCTGGTTTTGGTTTAGCGCAGCTAGAAGATCAAAATTCTGCATGGAAAGACAGAATGGGTAACTTTATGGCTGGTGTAACAGGCCAAATCAAATTATCTGACAGAATCGCTTTAACAGGTGATTTCACAACCATTCTTAATGCTTCTCAAGATGGTACTTTTGATGCTGCAACTACGCGTACTTCAAGAGGGTTTTCAGGAATTCTTTTCAATGGTACAGTAGGTTTAACTGTTTACTTAGGTAAAAATGTAAAACACGCTGACTGGATTATTGATAATGAAAGTCGTTTAGACGGAATTGACGCAAAAATTGCTGCTATTGAAAATAAAATGCTAGACTCTGATAAAGACGGAGTTGCTGATTATTTAGATGAAGAAGCTAATACTCCAGCCGGAACTATGGTGGATACTAAAGGAAGATCAATTGATAAAAACAACAATAATGTTCCTGATGAAACAGAAGCTTACATCTTGAAAAATTATGGTAGTACGACTAATAACTCTCCGCTTTTAACAAACAACGAATTAATTAAAAGCTTAATCAACGGTGGTTATGTTGCAGTTTATTTTGATTTCAATAAATCTACTCCAACCAATGTCTCAACAGAAGGTACTGATTTTATGTTAACCTACCTAAGAAACAATCCTACTGCGACAATTGATATTGTAGGTCATGCTGACGAAATAGGAAGATCTGCTTACAATGATAAGTTATCTAATGCAAGAGCTAACAATGTGAAAAATACTTTGGTGAAAGCTAATGTTGATGCTTCAAGATTGAATGTAATTGCAGCTGGCGAAGATACTTCAGTAGATATTGATTCAGAAAACGCAAGACGATTAGTTAGAAGAGTTACTTTCAGAGTAAAATAAATTTAGTTTTTATTTCCAAAAGGCCCTAAAAGGAATTTCTTTTAGGGCTTTTTTATGTCTACTATTCTGGGTTCTTATCAGCAACAATTTCTTAATATCATACCATTACAAACATCAATTTTCTTCTTATTTACAATAAAAATTAAATAAAATGAATTTAAGATTTGAAAGAATGCAATACTTTTAACTAATAAATAAAATCACAAAATCTTGAAAACACTTTTAGATATAGAAAATTGGAATAGAAAAGAACACTTTTTATTTTTTAAACAAATGGAAGAACCATTTTTTGGTGCAACTGTAAACATCGATTGTACCAAAGCTTATGAAACTGCAAAAGCGTTAAACGCTTCATTTTTCATTTATTACTTACACAAAACATTAGTTGCGGTCAATACGATTGAAACATTTCGTTACCGAATATCTGATGACAAAATCTTTGTTTATGACCAAATAAATGGTTCTGCCACAATTGGTAGGGAAGACGGTACTTTTGGTTTCTCTTTGATTGAATACAATGCTGATTTCACTGTCTTCAAAAAAACGGCTATCACAGAAATTGAACGCATACAGAACACTACTGGTCTTTTTACAAGAACTTTTGAAAATGATAATGTAATTCATTTTTCGGCAATACCGTGGCTCAATTTCTCTTCCTTATCTCATGCCAGAAGTTATACTTTTCCAGATAGTTGCCCGAAGATTTCTTTTGGTAAAATGATGGTTGCTGAAAACGGAAAAAGAACCATGTCCATGTCTATTCATGTGCATCACGGATTAATGGATGGTTTGCATGTAGGTCAATTTGTAGATTATTTTCAAGAATTAATGAACCATTAAAATGGTCATGGCCAGTTGCAGCATTCGTCTTAGTGTTGTAAAAAAAACCACCGTTTACAGCTAAATTGAGCTGCAAACGGTGGTTTCGTATTGGAACCTTGTTTTACTTTCCTAAAAGCAAAATATCATTAACCACTACTTCTGTAATATATCGTTTTTCTCCGTTTTTATCATCGTAACTTCTGTGAGCCAATTTACCTTCGATGGCAATTTCTTTTCCTTTGGTTACGTATTTCTCAATAATTTCAGCAGTTTTTCCCCAAGCTACTAATTTGTGCCATTGGGTTTCTTCTACTTTTTCTCCTTTGTCGTTTTTGTAACTTTCGTTTGTGGCTAGAGTAAAATTGGCTAATTTTTTCCCTCCATCAAAAGTTTTGATTTCTGGATCATTCCCTACGTGTCCAATTAACTGTACTTTGTTTCTTAATGCATTCATGGCGTGTAAAATTTAAATGTTAGTGTATGTAAGTTCTTTGTTGAATCAGTGTTTCAAATCAACATTGCAAAGATGCGATGGCTCGCAAAAATTATTCGGTTACTAACTGTTTACTTTCGGTTGTAACTGTTTGTAAGCGTTTGTAAATGGAAAAAAATGTATATATTTGACTGATTGTATTTGATTTATCAAAATAAAAAAATTAATTCCCGTTAGCCCTGATTGCAGTGAAAATCCTTTATTTTTTTCTTTAAAAAATAAAGATTGAAACGAAAAGCAGGAACAATATTAACAAATATGCACTGTTAATTCGCTTCAAAAAACAAAACTATGAATAAAACCTGCTTAGAATGTGGCGAAAAGATTGTAGGCCGCGAAGACAAAAAGTTTTGCAGTGACGGTTGTCGTAATGCTTACAATAACAAGATAAACAAAGACAGCACAAATTTTATGCGTAACATCAACAATAAGTTGCGTAAGAATTACCGCATTCTATCCGAACTTAATGTAGAAGGAAAATCAAAAACTACCCGAGCGAAACTCCTGAGCAAAGGCTTTGACTTTGAATTTTTCACCAATATTTTACAAACCAAAACAGGAAATACCTACTATTTTCTGTATGACCAAGGCTATATGCATTTAGATAATGATTTTTATATGTTAGTCAAAAAAGATATTTAAATACCACAACCCCAATCTATTTCCTAATCATGAAAAAAGATTATTTCTCCATTTTTGCCAGTTCATTTATCCTAGTCATTTTGGGATTGATTTACTTTACGATGATGCCACGTTTTACTTCGGATGACGAAGGCTTGCTTTCTGAATTTTCGACAAAAAGGGCTATGGCTCAAGTAGAATCCATTTCAAAGCAACCGCATTATGTAGGTTCAGATAATCATGAAGTTGTGGCAAATTATCTTCAAAAAGAGTTGAACAAACTTGGATTAGAAACCACTATTCAGGAAGGCTATACGTTGAGTGATTGGGGAAATCTGGTAAAATCCAAGAATATATTGGCTCGAATAAAAGGTAGCAATAGCTCTAAAGCTTTGCTGTTGCTTACTCATTATGACAGCGCGCCGCATTCCTACTCTCATGGCGCAAGCGATGCAGGTTCTGGTGTAGCGACAATATTAGAGAGTGTTCGTGCTTTTTTACACAATAAAACACCACATAAAAACGATATTATTATTTTGTTTTCGGATGCGGAGGAATTAGGACTGAATGGCGCGGCTCTTTTTGTAACCCGCCATCAATGGGCCAAAGAGGTGGGTTTGGCACTCAATTTTGAAGCACGCGGTTCTTCAGGACCAAGCTATATGTTGATGGAAACCAATAAGGGAAATGCTGGATTGGTAAAAGAATTTGCTGCTGCTAAAGCTACTTTTCCGGTATCAAATTCCTTGATGTACAGCATTTATAAAATGTTGCCTAATGATACGGATTTGACCGTTTTTAGGGAACAAGGCAATATTCAAGGATATAATTTTGCCTTTATTGACGACCATTTTAATTATCATACCGTTCAGGATGACATCAACCATTTGAACAAAAACACCTTAGCGCATCAAGGCACATACTTGATGCCTTTGTTAAACTATTTTTCGAATGCTGATTTGAATACTACACAAGCCACAGATGATGATGTTTATTTTACTATACCGTATACATTTATAAGTTATCCTTTCAGTTGGGTTTTACCAATGGTGGTAATTGCATTGGCTTTATTCATTTTCCTGTTGTTTTTAGGAAGAGCCAAACGCATTTTATCTTTTCGGGAAATTGGTCGAGGATTTATTCCGTTTTTAGGCTCTGTAATCATCACGGGATTAATTACTTTTTTTGGATGGAAAGCATTGCTTAAAGTCTACCCGCAATACAATGATTTACTCAATGGATTCACCTATAATGGACACGCTTATATCGCTGCATTTGTACTTTTGGCTCTAGCGATAAGCTTGGCATTTTACAACCGTTTTTCGGCCAAAAAAGTCACGATGAATCATTATGTAGCACCATTATTTCTATGGATTATCATCAACGGAGGTCTGGCTTTTACTTTACAAGGTGCTGGCTTTTTGATTATTCCGGTTTACTTTGGGCTATTTGTTTTTAGTGTTTTTATTGTAACTCAAAGATCCAATAAAATACTAAATCTTATATGCAGCATTCCTGCTTTGATCATCATAGCCCCATTTATACAAATGTTCCCTATTGGTTTGGGATTAAAAGTGCTGTTTGGAAGTGCGATTCTTACTGTATTGACTTTCGGTTTATTGTTGCCTATTTTTGGGGCTTTCGCCAAAAAAGGAATCTGGTCGTTTGTGTTTTTTGTCCTTGCCATCGGCTTTTTTGCGAAAGCGCATTCCGAATCAGGATACGAATTTGGAAAAGCTAAATCAAACAGTTTGTTATATGTTTATAATGCCGATACAAACACGGCAAATTGGCTAACGTATGACACCAATCTTGATTCCTGGACCAAAGGCTATTTAGGCGAAAACCCAAAAGAAGCGACTGCCATGGAGGACACGCCATTGCCAAGTAAATACAATACTACCTTTACATATCAATCCAAAGCTCCCATAAAAGTATTAGAAAAACCAAGTATCGAATTTCTTGAAGACCGAATTGTGGGCAATCAAAGGTATTTAAAAATAAAAATTTCTCCGAACCGAAAAGTAAACCGTTATGATATTTTTGCCAATGAAAAAATGGCTATTCATAATTTTAAAGCAAACGGCGTGACCTCTTTAGGTCAGAAAAATTCATTGTACCAACGAAAAGGAAAGAAAATATTGAGTTACTATGTAGTTGACAATGCCCCTTTGGAAATACAATTCACTATAAATACGGCTACCGTTTTTGATATGGAATTAATGGAAAGTTCTTTTGATTTAATTACCAATCCTTTATTTGGAATAGCAAAAAGAGAGAACTGGATGATGCCAACACCTTTCGTTTTGAATGATGCGGTGGTGATTAAAGAAAAAATAAAACCAAGTCCAATAGTGATTGTAAACACTTTGAATACTGCCTTGACAACTCCTATTGTAAAAGATAGTTTGACGATTGTGAAAGACAGCTTGAAAGTCAAATAATTTAAAAATAAAAATGACAAAAATTAGCATTCTAGGTTGTGGTTGGTTGGGTTTGCCTTTGGCGAAAGCCTTATTAAGAAAAGGGTTATCAGTAAATGGTTCGACTACTTCGGTGGAGAAATTATCAGTGTTGGAAAATTCAGGAATCAATCCTTTTTTACTGACCCTTTCAGAATATAAAACAGAAGGGGAAATAACCGATTTTCTAGAAAAATCCGAAATTTTGATAGTTGATGTTCCGCCAAAACTTCGTGGTTCAGAAAAAGAGAACTTCGTTTCTAAGATTAGAAATACAATTCCGTTTATAGAAAAATCTTCTATTGATAAAGTGATTTTCATAAGCTCCACATCAGTTTATGGGGATATACATACAGTCGTTTCTGAAGAAACACCACCTCAACCGGATACTGAAAGCGGCAAACAATTATTGGAAACAGAACAGCTTTTACAAAGCAATAAAAACTTCAAAACTACTGTGCTTCGTTTTGGTGGTTTAATTGGCGAAGACCGACATCCTATAAAATTCCTGGCGGGTCGTGAGAATCTTGACAATCCAGATGCTCCTATAAATCTAATTCATCAGGAGGATTGTATCGGTATTATTCTAAAGATTATTGCTACTAATTCTTGGGATGAAACCTTCAATGCAGTGACTCCTTATCATCCTTCCCGAGAAGAGTATTATAGCCAAAAAGCTATTTATTTAAATTTGGTTGCGCCAAAATTCAATCATTCCGAAAAATCAATAGGAAAAACTATTTTGAATGATAAAGTGGAAACCATTTTAAATTATACTTTTACAAAACCAAATTTATAAAGTGAGAACTAAAATTAAAAACGCTTTTTTATCTAAAATAAACACT contains:
- a CDS encoding single-stranded DNA-binding protein, with the translated sequence MNALRNKVQLIGHVGNDPEIKTFDGGKKLANFTLATNESYKNDKGEKVEETQWHKLVAWGKTAEIIEKYVTKGKEIAIEGKLAHRSYDDKNGEKRYITEVVVNDILLLGK
- a CDS encoding chloramphenicol acetyltransferase, which translates into the protein MKTLLDIENWNRKEHFLFFKQMEEPFFGATVNIDCTKAYETAKALNASFFIYYLHKTLVAVNTIETFRYRISDDKIFVYDQINGSATIGREDGTFGFSLIEYNADFTVFKKTAITEIERIQNTTGLFTRTFENDNVIHFSAIPWLNFSSLSHARSYTFPDSCPKISFGKMMVAENGKRTMSMSIHVHHGLMDGLHVGQFVDYFQELMNH
- a CDS encoding M28 family peptidase; this encodes MMPRFTSDDEGLLSEFSTKRAMAQVESISKQPHYVGSDNHEVVANYLQKELNKLGLETTIQEGYTLSDWGNLVKSKNILARIKGSNSSKALLLLTHYDSAPHSYSHGASDAGSGVATILESVRAFLHNKTPHKNDIIILFSDAEELGLNGAALFVTRHQWAKEVGLALNFEARGSSGPSYMLMETNKGNAGLVKEFAAAKATFPVSNSLMYSIYKMLPNDTDLTVFREQGNIQGYNFAFIDDHFNYHTVQDDINHLNKNTLAHQGTYLMPLLNYFSNADLNTTQATDDDVYFTIPYTFISYPFSWVLPMVVIALALFIFLLFLGRAKRILSFREIGRGFIPFLGSVIITGLITFFGWKALLKVYPQYNDLLNGFTYNGHAYIAAFVLLALAISLAFYNRFSAKKVTMNHYVAPLFLWIIINGGLAFTLQGAGFLIIPVYFGLFVFSVFIVTQRSNKILNLICSIPALIIIAPFIQMFPIGLGLKVLFGSAILTVLTFGLLLPIFGAFAKKGIWSFVFFVLAIGFFAKAHSESGYEFGKAKSNSLLYVYNADTNTANWLTYDTNLDSWTKGYLGENPKEATAMEDTPLPSKYNTTFTYQSKAPIKVLEKPSIEFLEDRIVGNQRYLKIKISPNRKVNRYDIFANEKMAIHNFKANGVTSLGQKNSLYQRKGKKILSYYVVDNAPLEIQFTINTATVFDMELMESSFDLITNPLFGIAKRENWMMPTPFVLNDAVVIKEKIKPSPIVIVNTLNTALTTPIVKDSLTIVKDSLKVK
- a CDS encoding OmpA family protein; the encoded protein is MKKLIPILVFALAFTSMSAQTESEKSTKEDYNKWSVELAGGFNKPQRPMASGYFTSTPSPYVADLGVRYMFNNKFGLKADFGYNSFQGQNSSKDFDTKYYRVDLQAVANLGRIMSFETWTKTIGLLGHAGFGLAQLEDQNSAWKDRMGNFMAGVTGQIKLSDRIALTGDFTTILNASQDGTFDAATTRTSRGFSGILFNGTVGLTVYLGKNVKHADWIIDNESRLDGIDAKIAAIENKMLDSDKDGVADYLDEEANTPAGTMVDTKGRSIDKNNNNVPDETEAYILKNYGSTTNNSPLLTNNELIKSLINGGYVAVYFDFNKSTPTNVSTEGTDFMLTYLRNNPTATIDIVGHADEIGRSAYNDKLSNARANNVKNTLVKANVDASRLNVIAAGEDTSVDIDSENARRLVRRVTFRVK
- a CDS encoding SDR family oxidoreductase, which gives rise to MTKISILGCGWLGLPLAKALLRKGLSVNGSTTSVEKLSVLENSGINPFLLTLSEYKTEGEITDFLEKSEILIVDVPPKLRGSEKENFVSKIRNTIPFIEKSSIDKVIFISSTSVYGDIHTVVSEETPPQPDTESGKQLLETEQLLQSNKNFKTTVLRFGGLIGEDRHPIKFLAGRENLDNPDAPINLIHQEDCIGIILKIIATNSWDETFNAVTPYHPSREEYYSQKAIYLNLVAPKFNHSEKSIGKTILNDKVETILNYTFTKPNL